From the genome of Brachyhypopomus gauderio isolate BG-103 chromosome 20, BGAUD_0.2, whole genome shotgun sequence, one region includes:
- the nsun3 gene encoding tRNA (cytosine(34)-C(5))-methyltransferase, mitochondrial: MLLLTSPLRAILPKGFVYISGFFSSSPTSTTCLEDELLNSYRKSPSEQPSAKQLSNKSDKCRPRRQVCQLVLHHFDSQYSHELGDQWDSVRSVLLNPGCWQYAALLNCFSDLAGVRSHFRSLGFHSLLRGPPQCLVPEGTTRLPAQRHRPGWLKQYYLLNAASLLPVLALQVKDGEKVLDLCSAPGGKGLTVLQVATPGRLRCNDMDESRYKWLLKTLQSYIPPAVMDTVTVTNADGRSVGSIEPQAYDKVLVDAPCSNDRSWLFTPRGQQGELWLRARTQLPYLQKELLCSALEAVRPGGMVVYSTCTLSRAENQSVVEAVLTSCPGVELLDLEEELIGSLSQHFTFARLQPPLGHLVIPEQGRTWGPMFVCRLRRLS, from the exons ATGTTGTTATTGACTTCCCCCCTCAGAGCGATACTACCGAAAGGGTTTGTGTACATAAGTGGGTTTTTCAGCAGCTCTCCTACTTCGACGACGTGTTTGGAAGATGAGCTACTCAACTCGTACAGGAAAAGCCCAAGCGAACAGCCATCAGCAAAGCAG CTTTCTAACAAATCGGACAAATGCAGACCTCGAAGACAAGTGTGTCAGCTTGTACTGCATCATTTTGACTCTCAGTACAGCCACGAGCTTGGAGACCAGTGGGATTCTGTAAG GAGTGTCCTACTGAATCCAGGCTGCTGGCAGTATGCTGCCCTGCTGAACTGCTTCAGCGACCTTGCAGGCGTCCGGTCGCACTTCCGCTCGCTGGGCTTCCACAGTCTCCTCCGTGGCCCCCCGCAGTGTCTCGTCCCCGAAGGCACGACGCGTCTCCCCGCGCAGCGGCACCGGCCCGGCTGGCTGAAGCAGTACTACCTGCTTAACGCCGCCTCTCTGCTGCCGGTGCTGGCTCTGCAGGTGAAGGATGGTGAGAAGGTGCTGGACCTGTGCTCCGCCCCTGGAGGGAAAGGCCTCACGGTGCTCCAGGTGGCCACGCCAG GACGATTGCGTTGTAACGACATGGATGAAAGCAGGTACAAGTGGTTGCTGAAGACGCTGCAGTCGTACATCCCTCCTGCAGTCATGGATACGGTCACCGTGACGAACGCAGACGGCAGGTCCGTCGGCAGCATAGAGCCGCAGGCGTACGACAAG GTGCTGGTAGATGCCCCATGCTCTAATGACCGCAGTTGGCTATTCACCCCCAGaggccagcagggggagctgtGGTTGAGAGCACGAACCCAACTCCCCTATTTACAAAAGGAGCTGCTCTG ttCAGCTTTGGAGGCGGTGCGCCCCGGAGGAATGGTGGTTTACTCCACCTGTACTCTGTCCCGTGCAGAGAACCAGTCGGTTGTGGAGGCGGTTCTGACCTCCTGCCCAGGGGTGGAGCTTCTAGACCTAGAGGAAGAGCTGATCGGCTCCCTCTCTCAGCATTTCACATTTGCACGCCTACAGCCTCCGCTGGGTCATTTGGTGATTCCGGAACAAGGCAGAACTTGGGGGCCCATGTTTGTATGCAGATTGAGGAGACTCTCATGA